One Aegilops tauschii subsp. strangulata cultivar AL8/78 chromosome 7, Aet v6.0, whole genome shotgun sequence genomic window carries:
- the LOC109738160 gene encoding GDSL esterase/lipase At5g37690, translated as MAALSSTAAAIAVLALAAVAGVALGTTAATKKAPVIYIFGDSMSDVGNNNYLLLSIAKCNYPWYGIDYEGGYPTGRFTNGRTIGDIMAAKFGVPPPPPFLSLYMTDDEVLSGVNFASGGAGLLNETGIYFVEYLSFDNQISYFEQIKNAMIGKIGKKAAEEVVNGAIFQIGLGSNDYVNNFLRPFMADGFVYTHDQFIGLLMDTIDQQLTRLYHLGARNVWFTGLAPLGCIPSQRVLSDNGECLEDVNAYALQFNAAAKDLLDRLNAKLPGARMSLADCYSVVMELIEHPKKYGFTTSHTSCCDVDTSVGGLCLPTADVCDDRSQFVFWDAYHTSDAANQVIAGRLYADMVSAGDVQQGNTTVSDAPRVVRSPRPVPPPRPAVRGGNTTSAPRTAPAARSVHGNGTTSAPRASPAARPVNGNGATSAPPVVGSSSHAAPPPQP; from the exons ATGGCAGCTCTCAGCTCCACGGCCGCAGCCATTGCCGTCCTCGCACTCGCGGCCGTGGCCGGCGTAGCTCTAGGGACGACGGCGGCGACAAAGAAGGCCCCGGTGATCTACATATTCGGCGACTCGATGTCGGACGTCGGCAACAACAACTACCTCCTCCTCTCCATCGCCAAGTGCAACTACCCCTGGTACGGGATTGACTACGAAGGTGGCTACCCCACCGGGAGGTTCACCAATGGCAGGACCATCGGAGATATCATGG CTGCCAAGTTTGGcgtcccaccgccgccgccgttcctcTCCCTGTATATGACCGACGACGAGGTTCTCAGCGGCGTTAACTTCGCGTCCGGCGGCGCCGGACTTCTCAACGAGACCGGCATTTACTTC GTCGAGTACCTGTCGTTCGACAACCAGATATCCTACTTCGAGCAGATCAAGAACGCCATGATCGGCAAGATCGgcaagaaggccgccgaggagGTGGTCAATGGCGCAATCTTCCAGATCGGACTTG GGAGCAACGACTACGTCAACAACTTCTTGCGGCCGTTCATGGCGGACGGCTTCGTGTACACCCACGACCAGTTCATCGGCCTGCTCATGGACACCATCGACCAGCAGCTCACG AGGCTGTACCATCTCGGGGCGCGTAATGTCTGGTTCACGGGGCTGGCGCCGCTCGGCTGCATCCCGTCGCAGCGCGTCCTCTCGGACAACGGCGAGTGCCTGGAAGACGTGAACGCGTACGCCCTTCAGTTCAACGCCGCGGCCAAGGACCTGCTGGACCGCCTCAACGCCAAGCTCCCCGGCGCGCGCATGTCCCTCGCGGACTGCTACTCCGTCGTCATGGAGCTCATCGAGCACCCCAAGAAATACG GTTTCACGACGTCCCACACGTCGTGCTGCGACGTGGACACGTCGGTGGGGGGCCTGTGCCTGCCGACGGCGGACGTCTGCGACGACCGCAGCCAGTTCGTGTTCTGGGACGCCTACCACACCTCCGACGCGGCCAACCAGGTCATCGCCGGCCGCCTCTACGCCGACATGGTGAGCGCCGGCGACGTGCAGCAGGGCAACACCACCGTCTCCGACGCGCCTCGCGTCGTCCGGTCACCACGCCCCGTGCCGCCTCCCCGGCCCGCGGTGCGTGGCGGCAACACCACCTCCGCCCCCCGCACCGCGCCGGCCGCGCGGTCTGTGCACGGCAACGGCACCACCTCCGCGCCCCGCGCCTCGCCCGCCGCGAGGCCTGTGAATGGCAACGGCGCCACTTCTGCGCCTCCCGTCGTCGGATCATCCTCCCACGCCGCGCCGCCTCCTCAGCCTTGA
- the LOC109738159 gene encoding probable E3 ubiquitin-protein ligase ATL45, whose product MAWLLLLIPAVGFLAAIAVCLWSLCGGERAAEANAPGRRLGRLAELMAAIERAEQMRPAAVAPAPELMVELGYFPYSAEGRRASERLVCAICLEEFQQGQACSEVPACRHVFHRYCIDVWTKSKTTCPLCRRNIVAGSERVSAAIDMV is encoded by the coding sequence ATGGCGTGGCTTCTGCTCTTGATCCCTGCTGTGGGGTTCTTAGCCGCAATCGCAGTGTGCCTCTGGAGCCTCTGCGGCGGCGAGCGAGCGGCAGAAGCAAACGCACCCGGACGACGATTGGGCCGATTGGCCGAGCTGATGGCGGCCATTGAACGGGCGGAGCAGATGaggccggcggcggtggcgccAGCGCCGGAGCTGATGGTGGAGCTGGGGTACTTCCCGTACTCGGCGGAGGGCAGGCGGGCGTCGGAGAGGCTGGTGTGCGCGATCTGCCTGGAGGAGTTCCAGCAGGGACAGGCGTGCAGCGAGGTGCCGGCGTGCCGGCACGTGTTCCACCGGTACTGCATCGACGTGTGGACGAAGAGCAAGACCACCTGCCCGCTGTGCAGGCGGAATATCGTGGCCGGGTCAGAACGAGTATCGGCTGCCATTGACATGGTTTAG